A genomic window from Corticium candelabrum chromosome 8, ooCorCand1.1, whole genome shotgun sequence includes:
- the LOC134183442 gene encoding uncharacterized protein LOC134183442 — protein MASSPTEDIRRSFKRLTVDQSRDGHKTDEFIRDEWRSIPTTSEDEKLKTSPVTKQRKTEQCYTTTRHATRQLDQREQCFTRRAIPYISRPVHSKLSSRCVARSVTRMKSCREECVQPNNVSVNELAAYLDNYLHIPKEMSHMAELMYT, from the exons ATGGCGTCTTCTCCTACAGAAGATATACGACGAAGCTTTAAAAGACTTACTGTAGATCAGTCACG GGACGGTCACAAGACGGACGAGTTTATACGCGATGAGTGGAGAAGTATTCCTACAACTTCTGAGGATGAGAAACTCAAAACGTCCCCAGTAACgaaacagagaaagacagaacAATGTTACACTACAACGCGTCACGCGACCCGCCAGTTGGATCAGCGTGAACAGTGTTTCACTCGCCGTGCCATACCGTACATCAGTCGTCCAGTCCACAGTAAACTTTCGTCTCGCTGCGTTGCGAGATCTGTGACAAGAATGAAGAGTTGTAGAGAGGAGTGCGTTCAACCTAACAATGTGTCTGTTAATGAGCTAGCTGCCTATCTAGATAACTATTTGCACATACCTAAGGAAATGTCACACATGGCGGAACTGATGTACACATAG
- the LOC134183190 gene encoding uncharacterized protein LOC134183190 has product MWIKTQRFGNLQKSVMTIVCLLALLAMSQVKGNENAKLLNNLAQAIQDCSGESGPSRGQSEVRVSGSKASCSDSNAGLMRFVSSKGSLQYCDGTDWRSLVSEDTQPGVSPTSSGRSCADIKKRNPAAKDGVYWVNPDPSVYTEPFQIYCDMTTSGGGWSMCYTTDFAMKLKSEHSYNPRLSYGRTGYRADCRYIPFKEVIYVNHAAQQVAWFTKRSAGHIVTSQTNYDVPGNTFGLWTAHGVASRSYDYQMLICDKSDRNDFYPGYFISGYTNCYKKCNDWCGDYSSPYFRTDGDSTKSSYDGVAFNTNGARSLGRKVMSVGLRL; this is encoded by the exons ATGTGGATCAAGACACAACGATTTGGAAACCTTCAAAAGAGTGTGATGACTATTGTGTGCCTTCTGGCACTGCTGGCAATGTCACAGGTCAAAGGCAACGAAAATGCTAAGTTATTG aataacTTGGCTCAAGCTATACAAGATTGTTCTGGAGAATCTGGACCATCTCGTGGACAGTCAG AAGTTCGTGTCAGTGGCAGCAAAGCTTCATGCAGTGACAGCAATGCTG GCTTAATGCGATTTGTATCAAGCAAGGGTTCACTACAATACTGTGATGGAACCGACTGGAGATCATTAGTGAGTGAAGACACCCAGCCTGGTGTTTCACCGACGTCATCAGGAAGATCATGTGCTGACATCAAGAAGCGTAATCCTGCAGCCAAAGACGGTGTGTACTGGGTCAATCCAGATCCTTCAGTCTACACCGAGCCATTTCAA ATCTATTGTGACATGACAACATCTGGTGGTGGTTGGAGCATGTGCTACACAACAGACTTTGCAATGAAGCTGAAATCCGAACACAGTTACAATCCTCGACTATCGTATGGTCGAACTGGATACCGAGCTGACTGTCGCTACATTCCA tTTAAGGAAGTTATTTATGTGAACCATGCAGCGCAGCAAGTTGCTTGGTTTACGAAGCGATCAGCAGGACACATTGTAACATCTCAGACCAACTATGATGTACCTGGTAATACATTTGGATTATGGACGGCACATGGTGTTGCTAGCAGATCATATGACTATCAAATGCTTATTTGTGACAAGAGTGACCGCAATGATTTCTATCCAGGATATTTCATCAGTGGATATACAAACTGCTATAAAAAGTGTAATGATTGGTGTGGTGACTACAGTTCTCCATACTTTCGCACAGACGGAGATTCCACAAAATCTAGTTATGATGGTGTAGCGTTCAATACAAATGGCGCTCGTTCACTGGGTCGCAAAGTCATGTCTGTCGGTTTGAGGCTCTAG
- the LOC134183528 gene encoding uncharacterized protein LOC134183528, producing MWIKTQRFGNLQKSVMTIVCLLALLAMSQVKGNENAKLLDNLAQALQDCSGESGPSRGQSEVRVGGSKASCSDSNAGLMRFVSSKGSLQYCDGTDWRSLMSEETQPGGSPTSSGRSCADIKKRNSAAKDGVYWVNPDPSVYTKPFQIYCDMTTAGGGWSMCYTTDFAVKLKTEHSYNPRLSYGRTGYRADCRDIPFKEVIYVNHAAQQVAWFTKRSAGHIVTSQTNYDVPGNTFGLWTAHGAASRSYDYQMLICDKSDRNDFYPGYFISGYTNCHKKCNNWCGDRSSPYFRTDGDSAESSYDGVAFNTNGHRSLGRKVMSVGLRL from the exons ATGTGGATCAAGACACAACGATTTGGAAATCTTCAAAAGAGTGTGATGACTATTGTGTGCCTTCTGGCACTGCTGGCAATGTCACAGGTCAAAGGCAACGAAAATGCTAAGTTATTG GATAATTTGGCTCAAGCTTTACAAGATTGTTCTGGGGAATCTGGTCCATCTCGTGGACAGTCAG AAGTTCGTGTCGGTGGCAGCAAAGCTTCGTGCAGTGACAGCAATGCTG GCTTAATGCGATTTGTATCAAGCAAGGGTTCACTACAATACTGTGATGGAACCGACTGGAGATCACTAATGAGTGAAGAGACTCAGCCTGGTGGATCACCGACGTCATCAGGAAGATCATGTGCTGACATCAAGAAGCGTAATTCTGCAGCCAAAGATGGTGTGTACTGGGTCAATCCAGATCCTTCAGTCTACACCAAGCCATTCCAG ATCTATTGTGACATGACAACAGCTGGTGGTGGTTGGAGCATGTGCTACACAACAGACTTTGCAGTAAAGCTGAAAACCGAACACAGTTACAATCCTCGATTATCGTATGGTCGAACTGGATACCGAGCTGACTGTCGCGACATTCCA tTTAAGGAAGTTATTTATGTAAACCATGCAGCGCAGCAAGTTGCTTGGTTTACGAAGCGATCAGCAGGACACATTGTAACATCTCAGACTAACTATGATGTACCTGGTAATACATTTGGGTTATGGACGGCACATGGTGCTGCTAGCAGATCATATGACTATCAAATGCTTATCTGTGACAAGAGTGACCGCAATGATTTCTATCCAGGATATTTCATCAGTGGATATACTAACTGTCATAAGAAGTGTAACAATTGGTGTGGTGACCGCAGTTCTCCATACTTTCGCACAGACGGAGATTCCGCAGAATCTAGTTATGATGGTGTAGCGTTCAATACAAATGGTCATCGTTCACTGGGTCGCAAAGTCATGTCTGTCGGTTTGAGGCTCTAG